A stretch of the Bacteroidota bacterium genome encodes the following:
- a CDS encoding NAD(P)H-dependent oxidoreductase subunit E, with amino-acid sequence MTEQQTVDVSKVGGIVDKWKRNPHFLIEILQDTQEEYHYLPKEVLKELSNQIQTPITQIFHIATFFKGLSLVPRGKHLIQVCMGTACHVEGAPKIIDQFQRELNVKVGNTTKDYKYSLEAVRCLGCCGLAAVVTVGSDLHGQVTAGKVTKILKKYG; translated from the coding sequence ATGACTGAACAACAAACAGTTGATGTTTCGAAGGTTGGTGGTATTGTCGACAAATGGAAACGCAACCCACATTTCTTAATCGAAATACTCCAAGACACCCAGGAAGAGTACCATTATCTTCCCAAAGAAGTATTGAAAGAATTATCGAATCAAATACAAACACCAATAACACAAATTTTTCACATTGCCACCTTCTTTAAGGGATTATCGCTTGTACCGCGCGGCAAACATTTGATTCAGGTTTGCATGGGAACAGCATGCCATGTCGAAGGTGCACCGAAAATTATTGACCAGTTCCAAAGAGAATTGAATGTGAAAGTGGGCAATACAACGAAAGATTATAAGTATTCACTTGAAGCTGTTCGATGTTTGGGCTGTTGTGGACTTGCAGCAGTTGTTACTGTTGGTAGTGATTTGCACGGACAAGTAACAGCAGGTAAAGTAACAAAAATTCTTAAAAAGTACGGATGA